The Tachysurus vachellii isolate PV-2020 chromosome 21, HZAU_Pvac_v1, whole genome shotgun sequence region ATTCATCTTCATGTGCTTAAAAACCCTAGAACTTATTACAGTTCCCACCATCGCTAATCATAATCACAGGGTATGctccactccacacacacacacacacacacacacacacgcacgcatgcgcacacacacacacatacacacgcacacatacacacgcgcgcacacacatacacacacacacacacacatatccacatacacacacacacgcatatacacacacataaacacacatatacacacgcacatacatacacgcacacacatacatatacacacacatacatatacacacacacacacacacacacacacaatgatcaCGCTCTGGAAAAGGTAAGGTCTTAACTAGCACTTCTACTGCTTCAGCTAAAATTAACATGAGCAATGTCAGcctgaaaaaacagaaaataaagaggttaagaaaaaaaaaaatattaactgacaaacaaatgaaaacagtaaataaataaagaacaaatgagttaatgaatgtataaatgaatgaatagatagatagatagatagatagatagatagatagactaattgataaatgaatggataaaaagatagataggtagatgaaataaaataatgaaataacgCTCGATTATACTTAGATTTTTGTTGACattaaatcaattatttaataccgaaaaacagtaaaaaaaaaatatattttaaaaaagatttgatcattttaatgactctatattaaaaatgtatattaaatataatcagcagaatttaatattttaggAATGTGAATCACAACTGCTGCAGAtgtttttcatgtgtgtgtgtgtgtgtgtgtgtgtgtgtgtgtgtgtgtgagaataaatattaaaatgttatttgatTTAAGCTAatctaagttaaaaaaaaaccctaaatgaTGAacagcacattcacacactgatcaacaaaatatttaaaccgGAATAAtagattttctgtttttctaatgatttttttttcctggtagAAATAATAAAGGATTCTAAATACAAATTCCCTGCACGTCACTGCTGCGGTGAAACAAAAGGCTGGTGCAGCGAGCGTTGCTCCTCATCCAGCACGCTAATGATCTGAATCAAATAATACTCAAAGAAACACGACGCAGCGTCGCAATCTCAAAGCCATtgctttatttgcatttatttatttcaattttttttccaatgggggcttttttttttaaagcactttatGATCACAGAAGCTAGAAAACAATCCGCGTCAGAACCGAGcttcttttcttcagcaggaaCAGTCGCTATGCATGAACATTTCTCACAAGCTGAAAGAGACCGAAGCGTGTTGCTTTGGAAACATTCAATTAAATAACTGAGATAATTGAAGACAGCTTTCAGGATCAGTGATGAAAGACCTTGGGGGGaaataattaattcataaaacatacacaagcaggatttatgtttaaatatatgaGTTACCTGAGGAAtctgagggaaaaaagaaaaagaaataacatgaaGCTGAAAGCTGTGTTCAGGTTAGTAGAAGGACGGAGGCAGGTCAAGTTCTTGGCTCGTATCCCAGTACCACCGATACAGATTTGTAAGAACCTGGTATTGCCTGTTCTGTCGGATGTACTCACAGGACCGACAGGCGTTTTCCACCGGGAAGTAAGTCTTCTTTACACGAAAACGTCTCCTCCACCTGAAGTACCTCGCATACAAGGCTTGGTTCCTGTGTAAAAGGAAGAGGTGCTTAGACAGCGCCCTCATGGAAGGGAAGTCGTCCACGTGGATGAAGGCATCACCAGGGACGAAGCGCTCGTAGTTCTTTCTGGACGGCCCAAAGACGACGGGGACGGCGCCCAGATCCAGGGCGTTGAACAGCTTCTCGGTGATGTAGTCCGTGTGTGCGGAGTTCTCGAAGGACAAGTAAAACTTGCAGCCAGAGATAATGTCTTTGTATTCCTGCTCAGAAACGTGCTTCTCGAAAAAGTCGCCGAAGACGTGAACCTTGACGTACTTGCTGAGCTGCTCGTAGTACTGAACTCTCCTGTGTTCCGGCTTGTAGTTGCTAACGATCCAGCACACTAGCTTGTCCTTTTCAGAAGGTAGAATGTCCACAAAGTCTTCAAATCCATCGTCAACCGGAACGAGAGAGCCGTAAGGCACGCTTATGTCAGAGTCTTTGCGGTAACTGAGCGAGACGTTAAACAGGTCGTCGAGGCCGGGGATCCGATCTGTGTTGGACGGTGACTCTGAATTCATCCAGATCCACTTCTGATGAGTAGGACGAAGAACCCGCGGGAGATTCGACGCATCCCAAGCGATGTCCCTGTGATGGATCAGGACGCCGTCGGCTTTCTCAACAAAATCCCGGTCGGCCGTTAAGACGCAGCCATGGATGTTGAAGAGGGAGCTGCAGAGGTCGAGCTCGAAGGTCTGGTTAAAGGGCCAGAGCCAGATGAGCACCAAGACGGCACGGAGTCCAGGGTTTGTGATGGGTTCTGAGAGCTCTCGGGTCAGACATCGGAAAGAAGGGGTGTAGTAGAGCAGAGCGATGAGCAAGGCGGCCAGCAGCAAGGCCACGTACCACAGAGAACGCCACATCTTACAGCCAAACATAGTTGACATCGTCCCTGCAAACGCGAACAAACAAGCCGACATTTGTGGCTCTGTGATCTTCTCGGACCTTTGGATCGACGCACAATCGCAGTTTATGTTGAAGGAGGCGGCGACACCAGGTCAGGCAGGATCACGTGTCCTGTGAAGATGAGAAGATGTAAGCACTGATTCAGCA contains the following coding sequences:
- the LOC132864135 gene encoding 4-galactosyl-N-acetylglucosaminide 3-alpha-L-fucosyltransferase 9-like, with the translated sequence MSACLFAFAGTMSTMFGCKMWRSLWYVALLLAALLIALLYYTPSFRCLTRELSEPITNPGLRAVLVLIWLWPFNQTFELDLCSSLFNIHGCVLTADRDFVEKADGVLIHHRDIAWDASNLPRVLRPTHQKWIWMNSESPSNTDRIPGLDDLFNVSLSYRKDSDISVPYGSLVPVDDGFEDFVDILPSEKDKLVCWIVSNYKPEHRRVQYYEQLSKYVKVHVFGDFFEKHVSEQEYKDIISGCKFYLSFENSAHTDYITEKLFNALDLGAVPVVFGPSRKNYERFVPGDAFIHVDDFPSMRALSKHLFLLHRNQALYARYFRWRRRFRVKKTYFPVENACRSCEYIRQNRQYQVLTNLYRWYWDTSQELDLPPSFY